In Ruminococcaceae bacterium BL-4, one DNA window encodes the following:
- the sudA gene encoding Sulfide dehydrogenase subunit alpha, which produces MPNMQMEKTPMPEQDPNVRRHNFEEVCLGYTEEMAKEEAKRCLNCKNSPCVGGCPVGVHIPTFLSYAADGKFEEAYNEIKLTNSLPAVCGRVCPQETQCEQRCVRAIKGEPVGIGRLERFVSDWHMKHGKDIAKTVSKNSHKVAVIGAGPAGLTCAGDLAAKGYKVTVFEALHTAGGVLMYGIPQFRLPKEIVQKEIDGLREAGVSIETDMVMGKVLDVDELFSMGYEAVFIGTGAGLPSFMNIPGEDLVGTYSANEFLTRVNLMKAYNPDYDTPMIKPRRVAVVGGGNVAMDAARTALRLGAEEVSIVYRRSEEEMPARKEEIHHAKQEGVKFDLLRNPVQILGDENGHVKAIECIKMELGEPDASGRRRPIEIPGSNYEIPVDCVVMAIGNRPNPLVRSTTEGLEANRKGCIVVDDSMKTTREGVYAAGDAVSGAATVILAMGGGKSAAASIDEYIQSKK; this is translated from the coding sequence ATGCCAAACATGCAAATGGAAAAAACTCCAATGCCAGAACAAGATCCTAACGTACGGCGGCATAACTTTGAAGAGGTCTGTCTTGGATATACAGAAGAGATGGCAAAAGAAGAAGCAAAGCGCTGCCTCAACTGCAAAAACAGTCCATGTGTCGGTGGGTGCCCTGTAGGGGTACACATTCCTACTTTCCTCTCTTATGCTGCAGATGGAAAATTCGAAGAAGCCTATAATGAAATTAAATTGACAAATTCTCTTCCGGCAGTTTGTGGCCGTGTATGTCCTCAAGAGACCCAGTGTGAGCAAAGATGTGTACGTGCAATTAAAGGAGAACCGGTTGGAATTGGCCGTTTGGAGCGCTTTGTGTCGGATTGGCATATGAAGCACGGAAAAGATATTGCGAAAACAGTTTCTAAAAATAGTCACAAGGTAGCTGTAATTGGTGCTGGCCCGGCTGGTCTTACCTGTGCAGGCGATCTTGCAGCAAAAGGATACAAAGTGACTGTTTTTGAAGCCCTGCATACAGCTGGAGGCGTACTGATGTACGGAATTCCGCAGTTCCGTTTGCCGAAAGAAATCGTTCAGAAAGAAATTGACGGTTTGCGTGAAGCTGGCGTCTCCATCGAAACCGATATGGTTATGGGAAAAGTATTAGATGTAGATGAACTCTTTTCCATGGGATATGAAGCGGTCTTTATCGGGACTGGAGCAGGATTACCGAGCTTTATGAATATTCCCGGAGAAGATTTAGTTGGTACTTATTCTGCAAATGAATTTTTAACTCGTGTCAATCTGATGAAAGCTTATAATCCCGATTATGATACTCCTATGATTAAACCAAGACGAGTTGCTGTTGTGGGCGGGGGAAATGTCGCTATGGATGCTGCCAGAACTGCTTTACGGTTAGGAGCCGAAGAAGTTTCGATCGTTTATCGCCGTTCCGAAGAGGAAATGCCGGCCAGAAAAGAAGAGATTCACCATGCAAAACAAGAAGGCGTAAAGTTTGATCTTTTGCGCAATCCAGTCCAGATCCTTGGAGACGAGAATGGTCATGTAAAAGCAATTGAGTGCATTAAGATGGAACTCGGAGAGCCGGATGCTTCCGGTCGCCGCCGCCCAATTGAAATTCCGGGCAGCAACTATGAAATCCCAGTAGATTGTGTAGTCATGGCAATCGGAAACCGTCCTAATCCGCTGGTTCGCTCCACAACTGAAGGGCTCGAAGCAAACCGAAAAGGCTGTATTGTGGTAGATGACTCCATGAAGACAACCCGTGAAGGCGTCTATGCTGCAGGCGATGCAGTTTCCGGTGCAGCAACGGTTATTCTTGCAATGGGAGGCGGAAAATCAGCCGCAGCTTCTATTGATGAATATATCCAGTCAAAAAAATAA
- a CDS encoding Signal peptidase I — translation MRVSLFCIFKLLKSFVPKRSKKVKRNLENTSKNHRVISIYEWAEAIIAALIIVTLFFSAFFRVAEVYGTSMIPNLYSGDRILLTGIYTKPTNGDVVVIAPNGSEEIPLVKRVIATENQTVDIDRASGKVSVDGVELDETRYIGNNRTDQQSDLQFPLTVPSGHVFVLGDNRSVSKDSRSADIGFIDQKNIIGKALFIIFPFDRIGGIAS, via the coding sequence ATGAGAGTGTCCCTTTTTTGTATCTTTAAACTTTTAAAAAGTTTTGTTCCGAAAAGGAGTAAGAAAGTGAAGCGCAATCTAGAAAACACTTCAAAGAATCACAGAGTAATTAGTATTTACGAATGGGCCGAAGCAATCATTGCAGCTCTGATCATAGTGACGTTGTTTTTTTCTGCGTTTTTCCGTGTGGCAGAAGTGTATGGGACTTCAATGATTCCAAATTTATATTCAGGGGATCGCATTCTTTTAACCGGAATTTACACAAAACCCACTAACGGAGATGTTGTAGTAATTGCGCCAAATGGTTCTGAAGAAATCCCTCTGGTAAAACGTGTCATTGCAACCGAAAATCAGACCGTGGATATTGATCGTGCTTCGGGGAAAGTGTCCGTTGACGGAGTCGAACTGGATGAAACTAGATATATAGGAAACAATCGCACCGATCAGCAATCTGATCTGCAGTTTCCACTGACCGTTCCTTCAGGGCATGTGTTTGTTTTGGGGGATAACCGCTCCGTATCAAAAGACAGTCGGAGCGCTGATATTGGATTTATTGATCAGAAAAATATAATCGGCAAGGCCTTGTTTATTATATTTCCTTTTGATCGGATTGGAGGAATCGCTTCGTGA
- a CDS encoding conserved protein of unknown function (Evidence 4 : Unknown function but conserved in other organisms) — MRSVRVWFQKIGAARYISHLDLSRCIARAAQRAKIPLWYTKGFNTHAYLTFALPLSLGFYGLRESFDFRIEGEISNEEIKERLKKALPRDLPILDVTEPVMKSSAITFASYEIKIDCDNPDELSEQFQNMMKKEHLVAPKHTKSGWIDLDIRPEIQKFLIKKTETGILIDVLLPAGNQFNLNPSLILTCAEKEFSFSKQAEIVRTELYDSSFKRFV, encoded by the coding sequence ATGAGAAGCGTTAGAGTCTGGTTTCAGAAAATAGGCGCGGCAAGGTATATTTCTCATTTGGATTTAAGTCGCTGTATTGCTCGGGCGGCGCAGCGCGCAAAAATACCATTGTGGTATACGAAGGGCTTTAATACTCATGCGTATTTAACCTTTGCACTTCCGCTGAGCCTTGGATTTTATGGACTTCGCGAAAGCTTTGATTTTCGAATAGAAGGAGAAATCAGTAACGAAGAGATTAAAGAACGACTAAAGAAAGCATTACCGCGAGATCTGCCGATTCTTGATGTGACGGAACCTGTTATGAAATCATCGGCAATTACTTTTGCCTCTTATGAAATAAAAATCGATTGTGATAACCCGGATGAATTATCTGAACAATTTCAGAACATGATGAAAAAAGAGCATCTGGTTGCACCGAAACACACGAAAAGTGGTTGGATTGATCTGGATATTCGGCCGGAGATCCAAAAGTTTTTGATTAAGAAAACAGAAACAGGAATTTTAATCGATGTTTTACTGCCGGCAGGGAATCAATTTAATCTGAATCCTTCGCTTATTTTAACTTGTGCCGAAAAAGAATTTTCTTTTTCAAAGCAGGCTGAAATTGTAAGGACTGAACTTTATGACAGTAGTTTTAAAAGATTTGTATGA
- a CDS encoding protein of unknown function (Evidence 5 : Unknown function) has protein sequence MKEGEKLLRVVQLIVCVGALLAAIILKTVNQPVYGQVRSWYQLQAEQNVLPNDQVKDWERQLIPVFPSYDNSNSQI, from the coding sequence ATGAAAGAAGGAGAAAAGCTTTTACGGGTCGTTCAGCTAATTGTTTGCGTTGGCGCATTGTTGGCAGCAATTATTTTAAAAACTGTAAATCAACCTGTTTATGGGCAGGTACGCAGTTGGTATCAGCTGCAGGCGGAACAGAATGTTTTACCGAATGATCAGGTGAAAGATTGGGAACGCCAGCTGATTCCAGTATTCCCTTCCTACGATAACAGCAACAGTCAAATATGA
- a CDS encoding conserved protein of unknown function (Evidence 4 : Unknown function but conserved in other organisms), with translation MANSLGDWGEKLAADYLIKHGWKILARNFHSRYGEIDIIACNEKIISFVEVKTRRKHAMVSPMEAITFQKQHKMIMTSETWLLRYPSDLQPRFDAIGIEVGPNDTVGKIQYLENAFQSE, from the coding sequence ATGGCTAATTCACTTGGCGATTGGGGAGAGAAGCTTGCCGCTGATTACTTGATAAAGCACGGCTGGAAAATTTTAGCGAGAAATTTTCATTCCCGTTATGGCGAAATTGATATCATTGCTTGCAATGAGAAAATCATCAGTTTTGTAGAAGTAAAAACGCGGAGAAAACATGCAATGGTATCCCCTATGGAAGCGATCACTTTCCAAAAGCAACATAAAATGATTATGACTTCTGAGACTTGGCTTTTACGATATCCTTCTGATCTTCAGCCAAGGTTTGATGCTATTGGAATTGAAGTTGGACCGAATGATACAGTGGGGAAAATTCAGTATCTTGAAAACGCATTCCAAAGCGAATAA
- the rbgA gene encoding ribosome biogenesis GTPase A (Evidence 2a : Function from experimental evidences in other organisms; PubMedId : 12682299, 16390447, 16431913, 16997968, 17613524, 22267738, 25330043, 26951678; Product type e : enzyme) — MSEAQSIQWFPGHMTKTRRQIEKSLKMVDAVAELIDARIPISSRNPILGELIQKKPRVILMNKSDMADPSATKKWIHFFEEQNIPAIALDCKSGKSLNEFIPLVKKVLAPQISAWQKKGMVGRTIRIMVVGVPNVGKSSLINRLSKSSKSNVEDRPGVTRSNQWFTIGKGFDLLDTPGVLWPKFEDKIVGEHLAFTGAVKDDILDTEQLASRLLELLVRIYPQKLCSRYKLNETDLQKLEGWKILQSVGKKRGMLISGGEIDTERASIMILDEFRSAKIGRITLELPEENK; from the coding sequence GTGAGTGAGGCACAGTCAATTCAATGGTTCCCGGGTCATATGACAAAGACGCGGCGGCAAATTGAAAAGAGTTTGAAGATGGTTGATGCAGTGGCTGAATTAATCGATGCCCGCATTCCGATCAGCAGCAGAAACCCAATTCTTGGAGAACTGATTCAAAAAAAGCCGCGTGTTATTCTGATGAATAAAAGCGATATGGCTGACCCTTCAGCTACCAAGAAATGGATTCACTTTTTTGAAGAACAAAACATTCCGGCCATTGCACTGGATTGCAAGAGCGGAAAGAGCTTAAATGAATTTATTCCTTTAGTAAAAAAAGTTTTGGCCCCGCAAATTTCCGCATGGCAGAAAAAGGGCATGGTTGGAAGGACCATTCGAATCATGGTAGTTGGAGTACCAAATGTCGGAAAGTCTTCTTTGATTAACCGCCTCTCAAAATCCAGCAAATCTAATGTAGAGGACAGACCTGGCGTTACACGTTCCAATCAATGGTTTACCATCGGAAAAGGATTTGATTTGTTGGATACTCCGGGGGTTCTCTGGCCGAAATTTGAGGACAAGATTGTTGGAGAACATCTTGCTTTTACAGGAGCTGTTAAAGATGATATCCTGGACACGGAACAGCTTGCATCAAGATTATTGGAGCTTTTGGTGCGTATCTATCCGCAGAAACTCTGCTCCCGCTATAAACTGAATGAGACAGATTTACAGAAGCTAGAAGGATGGAAAATCTTACAGTCGGTTGGGAAAAAACGTGGAATGTTGATCTCCGGCGGGGAAATTGATACAGAGCGAGCTTCTATTATGATTTTGGATGAATTTAGAAGTGCTAAAATCGGACGAATTACTTTGGAACTTCCGGAGGAAAACAAATAA
- a CDS encoding B12-binding domain-containing radical SAM protein: MINKQMEALLPKVQKPGRYVGGELNSIQKDLKNIDLRFVFCFPDIYEVGMSHLGLRILYSELNLPDYLWCERAFAPWTDMEELMRETHTPLCALESGDALSEFDMIGFTLQYELCYTNVLNMLELGGIPLLSKDRKGLKNLVVAGGPCVCNLEPIADFIDLAFVGEGEEVDLEVCDLYREYKKRGASKEEFLEAAAKIKGVYIPSFYEVQYHEDGTVKAITPTHGAPQKVEKRLMLDMDHCYFPDKCMVPFLEIIHDRAVSEVFRGCIRGCRFCQAGFLYRPVREKSPDTVNRQCRDLCESTGYDEVSLSSLSTSDYSQINPLLDKLLEWTKDEKIGISLPSLRVDGFQNEMMNKIKSVRRSGLTFAPEAGTQRMRNVINKNITEEQLLKTVNTAFSGGWTTVKLYFMLGLPTETLEDVEGIAQLAQKVVDAFYENSNKPKGKGVKVTVSASAFIPKPFTPFQWEPQDTMEQMLEKQHLLVQSVHSHKITPNWHDASTSLIEAVFARGDRRLGKALLEANKRHMRMDGWDHYFSLENWLSVFNDCGIDPAFYANRRRSFDEILPWDHIDYGIKKEFLISECKKAYCAETTPNCRESCSACGAARFGGGICYEKR; this comes from the coding sequence GTGATTAATAAACAAATGGAAGCTTTGCTTCCGAAAGTTCAAAAACCGGGACGTTATGTAGGCGGAGAGCTCAACAGTATTCAGAAGGATTTAAAAAATATCGATTTGCGGTTTGTTTTTTGCTTTCCGGATATTTATGAAGTCGGAATGTCTCACTTAGGGCTGCGAATTCTTTATAGCGAATTGAATCTTCCAGATTATCTATGGTGTGAACGTGCATTTGCACCGTGGACGGATATGGAAGAGCTCATGAGAGAGACACATACACCTCTTTGTGCTCTGGAAAGCGGCGATGCACTCTCTGAATTTGATATGATTGGATTTACTTTGCAGTATGAGCTCTGTTATACCAATGTTCTTAATATGCTGGAACTCGGCGGGATTCCTCTGCTGTCCAAAGACAGAAAAGGGCTTAAGAATCTTGTGGTAGCAGGGGGGCCGTGCGTCTGCAATCTAGAGCCGATTGCAGATTTTATTGATCTTGCTTTTGTTGGAGAAGGGGAAGAGGTAGATTTAGAGGTTTGCGACCTTTATCGAGAATATAAAAAACGCGGTGCCTCAAAAGAAGAATTTTTGGAAGCTGCCGCTAAGATTAAAGGCGTTTATATTCCTTCCTTTTATGAGGTGCAATATCATGAGGATGGTACTGTAAAAGCAATCACGCCGACTCACGGAGCACCCCAAAAGGTCGAAAAGCGATTGATGCTGGATATGGATCATTGTTATTTTCCGGATAAATGCATGGTCCCATTTCTTGAGATTATTCATGACCGTGCAGTTTCGGAAGTGTTTCGCGGTTGTATTCGCGGCTGTCGGTTCTGCCAAGCAGGGTTTCTATATCGTCCGGTTCGGGAAAAAAGTCCGGATACGGTCAATCGTCAGTGCAGGGACCTTTGTGAAAGCACAGGATATGATGAAGTTTCATTGTCTTCACTGAGTACCAGTGATTATTCTCAGATTAATCCGCTGTTGGATAAGCTTCTTGAGTGGACGAAAGATGAGAAAATTGGAATTTCGCTGCCGAGCCTCCGAGTTGATGGATTTCAAAATGAGATGATGAATAAAATTAAATCCGTGCGGCGAAGCGGACTTACCTTTGCACCCGAAGCTGGAACGCAGCGTATGCGGAATGTGATCAACAAAAACATTACAGAAGAACAGCTTTTAAAAACGGTAAACACTGCATTTTCTGGTGGTTGGACAACCGTTAAGCTTTATTTTATGCTGGGCCTCCCTACCGAAACTTTAGAAGATGTAGAAGGAATAGCACAGCTTGCTCAAAAAGTAGTTGATGCTTTTTACGAAAATTCTAATAAGCCAAAGGGGAAGGGTGTTAAGGTAACGGTTAGTGCTTCTGCTTTTATTCCAAAACCTTTTACTCCATTTCAATGGGAACCGCAGGATACCATGGAACAGATGCTCGAAAAGCAGCATCTGTTGGTACAGTCCGTTCATTCTCATAAAATTACACCAAATTGGCATGATGCGTCTACCAGCTTAATAGAAGCTGTTTTTGCTAGAGGAGATCGTCGGCTGGGAAAAGCACTTTTGGAAGCAAATAAACGCCATATGCGCATGGATGGCTGGGATCATTATTTTTCTCTGGAAAACTGGTTGTCTGTATTTAATGACTGTGGGATTGATCCTGCTTTTTATGCGAATCGCAGAAGAAGTTTTGATGAGATTCTTCCTTGGGATCATATTGACTATGGAATTAAAAAAGAATTTTTGATTAGTGAATGCAAGAAAGCATACTGTGCAGAGACAACGCCAAACTGCAGAGAATCCTGTTCTGCATGCGGGGCAGCACGCTTTGGAGGAGGAATCTGCTATGAGAAGCGTTAG
- the rplS gene encoding ribosomal protein L19 (Evidence 2a : Function from experimental evidences in other organisms; PubMedId : 12682299, 16272117, 27477481; Product type f : factor), with amino-acid sequence MDALKLISQDSIKTEPPKFEVGDTVKVNVNIREGNRERIQMFEGTVIARKGSGISETFTVRRVAYGVGVERVFPVHSPNVKSVELVRKGHTRRAKLYYLRDRVGKAAKLREIVK; translated from the coding sequence ATGGACGCATTAAAATTAATTTCTCAGGATTCCATTAAAACAGAGCCCCCAAAATTTGAAGTGGGCGACACTGTAAAAGTAAACGTAAACATTCGCGAAGGAAATCGTGAACGTATTCAGATGTTTGAGGGGACTGTCATTGCACGTAAAGGTTCCGGAATCAGTGAAACCTTTACCGTTCGCCGCGTTGCTTATGGGGTTGGCGTTGAGCGTGTATTCCCGGTTCATTCCCCAAATGTAAAATCTGTGGAACTGGTTCGCAAGGGTCATACCCGCAGAGCAAAGCTTTATTATTTACGTGATCGCGTCGGCAAGGCTGCAAAGCTTCGTGAAATCGTAAAATAA
- the rnhB gene encoding ribonuclease HII, degrades RNA of DNA-RNA hybrids (Evidence 2a : Function from experimental evidences in other organisms; PubMedId : 20250850, 3316192, 9888800; Product type e : enzyme): protein MQENKGPKDWLFYEKEALNEGFQQICGIDEVGRGPLAGPVFASAVILPVGCVIPGVNDSKKLSPKKREELFAVIKTKAVGWAVGFATEQEIDEINILQATFLAMRRAVEALPTKPDLALVDGNRTPFLGDGINVRTIIKGDGSSESIAAASIMAKVSRDHLMIKLDELYPEYGFARNKGYGTAEHVKALLQYGPSPIHRTSFLKKILGESNG from the coding sequence ATGCAGGAAAACAAAGGCCCAAAAGACTGGCTTTTTTATGAAAAAGAAGCTTTGAATGAAGGCTTTCAACAAATCTGCGGAATAGACGAAGTTGGACGTGGTCCTTTAGCCGGTCCTGTTTTTGCTTCCGCAGTAATTCTGCCGGTTGGTTGTGTGATTCCAGGAGTTAACGACTCTAAAAAATTATCGCCTAAAAAACGTGAAGAGTTATTTGCTGTTATTAAAACAAAAGCTGTGGGCTGGGCTGTAGGATTTGCAACCGAACAAGAGATTGATGAAATCAATATTTTGCAGGCGACGTTTCTTGCGATGCGCCGTGCGGTAGAAGCATTGCCGACAAAACCGGATCTTGCATTGGTTGATGGAAATCGTACGCCTTTTCTTGGTGATGGGATAAATGTTCGCACGATTATAAAGGGAGACGGCAGCAGTGAAAGTATTGCCGCTGCATCTATTATGGCAAAAGTGAGCCGTGACCACTTGATGATCAAATTAGATGAGCTTTATCCGGAATATGGTTTCGCGAGAAATAAGGGATATGGCACCGCAGAGCATGTTAAAGCACTGCTTCAATACGGCCCCTCTCCAATCCATCGCACTAGCTTTTTAAAAAAGATTCTCGGTGAATCAAATGGCTAA
- a CDS encoding conserved membrane protein of unknown function (Evidence 4 : Unknown function but conserved in other organisms), producing MRFRIGLCEFTIRISFLLMISLLLMLDTTGFLSYGLLAAVIHELSHIFMMILCGRIPKKICLTAFGAEISASSEKTSYQKDCLVNLSGPAVNLILGGLLFLLGNQTLFAQMNLALGLFNLLPIIPLDGGQALFSLLCLYFPENTVEKILKIVSFCILVPLGILGFIILFHSKWNFSLLLCSVYLMVFLLLK from the coding sequence ATGAGATTTCGGATTGGTCTTTGTGAATTTACGATTAGAATATCTTTTCTGCTAATGATTTCTTTGCTATTGATGCTGGATACTACCGGATTTCTAAGTTATGGCCTGCTTGCGGCTGTAATTCATGAACTTTCCCATATCTTTATGATGATTCTTTGTGGGAGAATTCCTAAAAAAATCTGTCTGACAGCATTTGGCGCAGAAATCAGTGCATCATCGGAAAAGACTTCTTATCAAAAAGATTGTCTAGTGAACCTTTCTGGTCCAGCAGTGAATCTTATTCTTGGAGGACTTCTTTTTTTGCTGGGAAACCAAACCCTTTTTGCACAGATGAATCTGGCTTTGGGATTATTTAATTTGCTTCCTATCATTCCTCTGGATGGGGGGCAGGCCCTTTTTTCTCTGCTTTGTCTCTATTTCCCGGAAAATACGGTCGAGAAGATTTTAAAAATAGTTTCCTTTTGCATCCTTGTTCCGCTGGGTATCCTTGGCTTTATCATTCTATTTCACTCCAAATGGAATTTTTCTTTATTGCTTTGTAGTGTTTACTTAATGGTATTTCTGTTGTTGAAGTAA
- a CDS encoding Serine/threonine protein phosphatase, translated as MSLFAIADLHLSLGTDKPMDVFHGWENYTERLQKNWVSFIKPEDTVVIAGDISWAMNLQDTKADFTYLNQLPGTKLILKGNHDYWWSTRRKMENFLVENGFSTLKIIHNSAELVGDIAVFGSRGWLYNAETPEDQKVINREVGRLKTSLDEAKKLGGTPIAFLHYPPVYDGNECTEILDVLLENHIKECYFGHIHGSQAMRRAITGNYKGIQMHLISCDYLKFCPILVR; from the coding sequence ATGTCACTGTTTGCAATTGCTGATTTACACCTTTCTTTGGGGACAGACAAACCTATGGATGTTTTTCACGGATGGGAAAATTATACGGAACGTCTTCAAAAGAATTGGGTCTCTTTTATAAAGCCGGAGGATACGGTCGTAATTGCGGGAGACATTAGCTGGGCAATGAATCTGCAGGATACGAAGGCTGATTTCACTTATTTAAATCAGCTTCCGGGAACCAAACTGATTCTCAAGGGGAATCATGATTATTGGTGGTCTACGCGCAGAAAGATGGAAAACTTTTTGGTGGAGAATGGATTTTCTACTTTGAAAATCATTCACAATTCCGCTGAATTAGTAGGAGATATTGCTGTCTTTGGCTCGCGCGGATGGCTCTATAATGCAGAGACGCCGGAAGATCAAAAAGTGATCAACAGAGAAGTCGGCAGACTAAAGACCTCCCTTGATGAAGCCAAAAAGCTCGGAGGAACTCCGATTGCTTTTCTTCATTATCCGCCGGTTTATGACGGGAACGAATGTACTGAAATTTTGGATGTCCTTTTGGAGAATCATATCAAGGAATGCTATTTTGGACATATCCACGGTAGTCAGGCAATGCGGCGTGCAATCACAGGAAATTATAAAGGCATTCAAATGCATCTGATTTCTTGCGATTATTTGAAGTTTTGCCCGATTTTAGTGCGGTAA
- a CDS encoding Threonine synthase: MKYRSTRDFSQEAVSAQAIAQGICEDGGLFVPEAFPKLTQQDFNFLQNADYQTRAQKILSMYLTDFSTDEIEDCVKRAYTEEKFPGGPAPLSFVNIDSANLYLLELWHGPTCAFKDMALQLLPHLLTKSLQKIQANKTAIILVATSGDTGKAALEGFRDVPGTKILVFYPEDGVSPMQKRQMVTQEGKNVFVCAIAGNFDDAQSGVKKLFTDSEIRQKLSECGEMFSSANSINLGRLLPQIVYYISAYCDLVKESRIKKGEQINIVVPTGNFGNILAAFYAKQMGLPVHKLICASNSNNVLTDFIRTGIYDRNRTFYTTISPSMDILISSNLERLLSHLTKSDRQVREWMDSLSKTGRYEVTDSVKVSLKDLFWAGCCNDQNTKQTIHNLFCDEHYLCDPHTAVAVNVYHQYLSETRDQKIPAIIASTASPYKFSDNVLSAILEKPYNSENDFQKAVKLSELSDTEIPEPIKALSNKKVRFTESCHPEEMKQEVLKFSDAE; this comes from the coding sequence ATGAAATATCGGTCCACAAGAGATTTTTCACAAGAGGCAGTTTCCGCACAGGCAATCGCACAGGGAATCTGTGAAGACGGAGGACTCTTTGTTCCGGAAGCATTTCCAAAATTAACACAGCAGGATTTTAATTTTCTGCAAAATGCAGATTACCAAACACGTGCTCAGAAAATTCTTTCTATGTATCTTACAGATTTCAGCACAGACGAAATTGAAGATTGCGTAAAAAGAGCGTATACAGAAGAAAAATTTCCAGGTGGCCCTGCGCCGTTATCTTTTGTAAATATTGACAGCGCTAATCTATATCTTTTAGAGTTGTGGCATGGCCCAACTTGTGCCTTTAAAGATATGGCACTTCAGCTTTTGCCTCATCTTTTGACAAAGAGCCTTCAAAAGATTCAAGCAAATAAAACGGCAATTATTTTGGTCGCTACTTCCGGGGATACTGGAAAAGCGGCTTTGGAAGGATTTCGTGATGTTCCGGGGACAAAGATTCTTGTTTTTTACCCGGAAGATGGAGTTAGCCCAATGCAAAAGCGCCAAATGGTCACTCAAGAAGGAAAAAATGTTTTTGTCTGTGCGATTGCTGGAAACTTTGACGATGCGCAGTCCGGGGTAAAAAAGCTCTTTACCGATTCAGAAATCCGCCAAAAATTATCCGAGTGCGGAGAAATGTTTTCAAGTGCCAATTCCATTAATTTGGGGCGTCTTCTTCCTCAGATCGTTTATTATATTTCCGCTTATTGTGATTTAGTAAAAGAATCAAGGATCAAAAAGGGCGAACAAATCAATATTGTTGTTCCAACCGGAAATTTTGGAAATATTTTGGCGGCTTTTTATGCAAAGCAAATGGGGCTCCCAGTTCATAAGCTAATCTGTGCAAGCAATTCCAATAATGTCCTTACCGATTTCATTCGTACTGGAATTTATGACCGGAACAGAACGTTCTATACAACGATTTCTCCTTCCATGGATATTTTGATCTCCAGCAATCTGGAACGTCTGTTGAGCCATTTGACAAAATCAGATCGTCAGGTTCGTGAATGGATGGATTCTCTTTCAAAAACAGGGCGCTATGAAGTAACTGATTCTGTAAAAGTTTCTTTAAAAGATCTCTTTTGGGCAGGCTGCTGCAATGATCAAAACACAAAGCAAACGATTCATAATTTGTTCTGTGATGAACATTATCTGTGCGACCCACATACTGCTGTTGCGGTGAACGTATATCATCAATATCTTTCGGAAACAAGGGATCAAAAGATTCCCGCAATTATCGCTTCAACTGCTAGTCCTTATAAATTTTCAGATAATGTTTTAAGTGCTATTTTAGAGAAACCTTATAATTCTGAGAACGATTTTCAGAAGGCAGTAAAGCTTTCGGAATTAAGCGATACTGAAATTCCAGAGCCAATCAAGGCACTGTCTAATAAAAAAGTTCGTTTTACAGAAAGCTGTCATCCGGAAGAAATGAAACAGGAAGTTTTGAAATTTTCAGATGCAGAATAA